The proteins below come from a single Melospiza georgiana isolate bMelGeo1 chromosome 4, bMelGeo1.pri, whole genome shotgun sequence genomic window:
- the LOC131082945 gene encoding histone H2B 5-like — MPEPAKSTSAPKKGSKKAVTKTQKKGDKKRHKSRKESYSIYVYKVLKQVHPDTGISSKAMGIMNSFVNDIFERIAGEASRLAHYNKRSTITSREIQTAVRLLLPGELAKHAVSEGTKAVTKYTSSK; from the coding sequence ATGCCAGAGCCAGCGAAGTCAACCTCAGCCCCCAAAAAGGGCTCCAAGAAGGCCGTGACAAAGACGCAGAAGAAGGGCGACAAGAAGCGCCACAAAAGCAGGAAGGAGAGCTACTCCATCTACGTGTACAAGGTGCTGAAGCAGGTGCACCCTGACACGGGCATCTCCTCCAAGGCCATGGGCATCATGAACTCCTTCGTGAACGACATCTTTGAGCGCATCGCCGGCGAGGCCTCGCGCCTGGCGCACTACAACAAGCGCTCCACCATCACCTCGCGCGAGATCCAGACGGCCGTGCGCCTGCTGCTGCCCGGCGAGCTGGCCAAGCACGCCGTGTCCGAGGGCACCAAGGCTGTCACCAAGTACACCAGCTCCAagtag